GTTAATAGAATACCTATGCTGACTCTACATTACTTCACAAGTGTTTGCTGGTAATGTTGGTGCTTTATTGCACAGGTATattgcacaggtgtgtgtgtgaacataaatataaaatatttacataaatataaaagacATATTggcctgtttgtctgtcagaCTTTCAGAAAAGCCGCAATGGCAGCGCAGTGTGTGACCAAGGTGGAGCTGACCATGTCCTGCGAGAATCTGCTGGACATGGATGTGGGCTCCAAATCGGATCCCCTGTGTGTCCTCCTTATGAACACCTCAGGGGCGCAGTGGTATGAGGTCTGTGTCCGAGTGGAGTGGGATTCAGAACTGTGCGTGTGAGAGGCTGGATGTAGGTtgaggtttgtgtgtgaaagtgtgaatgtAGGTCAAGTCTTTTTGTTGTGAGAGGTTGAATCTAGTTCCAGGTTCATGTGCAAGGGAGTGAATGCAtatccatgtttgtgtgtgacgGGGTGAATGTCATTTCAggattgtgtgtgagagggtgaatGCAATACCAGGTTGGTGTATGAGAGGGTAAATACAgttccatgtttgtgtgtgacagggtGAATGTAGTTTCAgggttgtgtgtgagaggcttTGTTTAGTATGTCTGAAAAAACTGAATGCTGGAAGGGGTGAACAAACAGTCTGGAATAGGAGCAGGCTTTTTCAAAGCAGGTAAGTAAAGGCTTGGCATATCCGATTAATCATTTCCCCCTGATTTTTACATTGCTCAGGGAATGAGGCTTTGTACTGGTAATACACTGGTGATGTGGTAGAACAGTGCTTGACTGTCTTGTTCAGTCGGTGTGTCTGAATAACTGAATGCTGGAGGAGGTAAAAAACAGTCTGTAATAGGACCCAAGCTGATGGGGCCTTTTCAAAGCAGGTTAGAGTTGTGTCCAGCTGTGCCCTTTCTCCCAGCTTTACATTATTCAAGGAATAAGGCCTTGTGCTCATAATAATCCATAATTGCTCTCATACCACCAGAGTTGTACAGTTTCATTAGATGACAAACAGAAGTACTTCATAACAAGTTTTCTGTGCAGATCGACCGGACAGAGAGAGTTAAGAACTGCCTGAGTCCAAAGTTTGCTAAGAAGTTTGTCGTCGACTACTACTTCGAGTTGGTGCAGAAGATGAAGTTTGGGATTTATGACATCGACAACAAAACGATCGACCTCAGCGATGACGACTTCCTGGGGGAGCTGGAGTGCACGCTGGGTCAGGTAAGACCTCTCGGCTTTTTACACAGGTAGAGACGGGGCAGGCCTGGTCTTCCACATCTGCAGCCTGGCAGTGTCCTCTTCAGCAGGGTGAAATTATTTAAActacgttaaatgctcatgacacaacacagcttttgtgaggtcgagaaacgttattgttcattgcactcaacctaacctaaaagtttattcttagtgatttaaatcgatttaactaaatttagctccgttttgtaatttgaattttgtaacacaagaaagctataatgtgaaacattatacaagagaaagctttgggattacttgccacttaattattcaaattgccatccttgttgattaaacaatctcatgctgtagctttcacaatagcaaacaaatttcagacaatctgtggtgtttcacgagcataatcatttattctaattggtgtagattattctgtgaattatttgttttattgttaatcaaggaggataaaggggaacaggttgaaagtaatgatagttttaaaggtagtgttcaggcttaccctgtttccagctcacctgccacCACTGCtcatatctattcaatgttgatatcacagcaacagcactatgtTGCTcccatgtggtagatagaaacacatggctacaaagataaagagtgaaaacatatgctatgtgtttttcaaagctaataggtaagttaaccaacatatagatacaagcaatatttttctgccccggaaacatttcactgaactttggaggtgtgctcccacatcaggtatgactaaagcgAAAACActacgggaagaaacctaatgacgcatactggggatagctgttattgcgctaaaaatagctatatAATATACTGCGATggctataccgcccagccctaccTCGTACATTTCACCTCACTTTAATGCCTCTTTTTGATCATGCCATTGTGCATTACACAGACAAATTGATACAGGTGGTTGAAACCTTACATGATATTTGAATTAAGTAAGACGACTCTTACAAGTACTCTATCGTGTAATAATAATCTTATCAATATTCCTGCCAGTCTCATGGGGGCAATGAAATCAATCCATAGATATATCCTACCTTTTTATTATGAACACATGAATAGTTTTGTGTGATGCAAAGTCTAAttccttttgtttgttataTGTATGTACCCTATGGCCATATCCAGTGTGAacgtcctgttttttttttttttttgtgctgccaTCTTTCTGATCTTTCACCATGGATTCTGTGCAGGAGCGTGCACCTGCTGGCACATGTTTGCCATGCCTCACAAAGCTCTGGAGGTTAATACATCAGGATAATGATAGACGTGTTTGTGGAAAAAGATGAAGACTGTACTCATTCCTCTCTATAGTCTTAACCTGTGCAGGATGAGCACTGTCAATAAAATGGGTAATGTTCAACAGACCAGTTCTGCTCACGATGCCCCACCCTTCTGTCAAAGGCTCAGTAGAAAATCAGCCACACCCACGGACTGCCCTGATCTCACCTGCAGAAAACTGAGACGGGTCTTTACTGaggctgtgtcatctgcaacCCGACACCACAACTTTCCATTAGCCGGTGTTTCTCCAGTGCTGGGATCCCCCGGTTACATAAAGGATCATCTTATATTTTGGATGCTTGGGatactttcactttcactgagAAGTGACTGACTGGGAGAGATCTGagttctcattttaattttatgcattaatTGCAGTCACTTCAGctttaaaatgtagaaataatatTAGGATGCATAAAGCACACTGTGGcttctgtcctgtctgtgtccttaactttgatcGAGGAACGTAAGGTTGTGTcattattgtatgttttttttttaatatatatttatgtacattacattacattgttttctttcaatgcCAGTATTTGCCGAACTGGGTTTACTGCAAGGCattgaaaaatacaacatttgctTATTGACTGGATGTCTGCTTGTTGATTTTCCACATTTACACTTTAAATCTTCTCTGCATTGTCATTAACGAGGCTGGTAGTTCTGCAACATAGGTAACTGACCTGGGCTGGACTCTGCATTTCAGATCGTATCCAGCAGGAAGCTGACCCGACCTCTGGTTCTGAAGAACAAGAAACCCGCAGGAAAAGGGACCATCACGGTGAGCACCACCCTGCGCTGGAGACACACTCAGCTGGGTCCACTTTCACCCCCGGCTGTGagcttcctgtttccctctgaaagtgtAGCGCGAAGTGTGCACCGCAGCGCTAATATTACACAGGGCTTCTGCGTGTGGCCAttaacacacagagaaaatctGCAGAGCCCCGTCCAGCGTCTGTTCATCAGTTATGAAGGAATGCCTGGAAGGAACAGTGTGTTTTGGTCAGGGTCCTCAAGAGAGTTGCCTTGCTCTTCCACTTTAAGCTGTCTCTTTAAAAGTGTAGCTTTGGCAGCATGCCCAGTTAACTAACAAGGAGCAGAAGTTGGAGCTTGGAAgattttttcttgtattttatattgttcTTCCGATTCTGTTTAATGACTGTAAAATTGTCACTGTGACTGATGGCCAGTGGGATCAAACATGTGAAAAGTGTAGCTTTTGTAGGCATTGTAATGCTGTATTTGTAGAATGCAGAACCCCGTCACTCAGCCAGCGGTATTTCAAAGTCAAACTGTCAAGCAGCTGTTTGTCAGTAACAATGTGAACAAACCCATTCTctatttgtctggcacctttATGGTGAAGAGAGGTTTCACAGTGTGGCAACCTGTTTGTGAATATGTTCTTGCTTTAAGTAATCTTAAGTAATTCTCCATCCATGTGGCGCATTTATGGTGAAGAAAGGTTTCGCAGAGTGAGGTAACGGCAGAAAACCCTTCCCGGCGTGGGCATATTCAAGCATCGTTCCGCACATGAGGGCCAGGGGTCATCCATGGATGCTCCTTAGTGTTTcagtatgttacattacattattgtcatttagcagacgctcttatttaGAGCAAcgtacatatgttacagttgttacatgttatccatttatacagccggatatttactgatgcagttgTGGGTCAACCACCATGTTCAAGtctagagcagcagtgccccgtcaaccttttggctacaagccctgcaccttaccactacaaTGTTTCCTCTCAGGTATTTAGGTTAGATTGAGCCCCTGACTGTACAGTGATCTTTATCTGATGCCCTTTATTTCAGTCTGCTGTAAACTCTTTGTGACAGGCATGCAGTATTAGATATGTGTTTGTGATACTGTAAGACAACGttgaacattttgcattttttagcGTGTCTTCGTGAATTTGTTCTCTCTGAAATTAAGCATAATTATCTCATCAGCTCCTTATAAATGCCTTGCCTGATGCACTGGTAGTTTATACTCCCTGTCTCATAGGGATTTTCAAATAGGTAATTCTCATTCCTTGGTTCATTGTTTTCTAACATAATTGTACAAACATTCAGCAGGCATTTATCAGTTattaaatttagttaaattagATTAAGGTCCAGCACAGTCAATCTCTTAATACTCTGCAGAACAACATTTGGTGCGTATATAGCACCACATTGAGTCATTGTGTTGAAAAAGTTTGGCGTCTAGCTTCCTAAATGTGAGGAACAGAAAACAATGATTTGTCTGCCATAGAATTATTAACATTAAGCCTGTGATGGATACTACTCACTCGTCAGTATGCtgtttaaattttgattttctGAGCATTAGTTCTGACAGTTTGTGCATTGTAATTTGTGCTCATTTGCATCCGGAGAGGACTAAGTACAAAGTTGTTATTTTCAGCTTTGGATTGGATTGAAATTATCTACCCATGATTATCAGTCCCAGTAAGTGTGGAACAAATGCTAAGTGGAAACTCGGACATCAAGTAGaactttatattatattttttcagtgccATTTGATTTCACTTTTATTATAGATTTGTGCTGAAGAAATAAAGGACAACAGGGTGGTGAATTTTGAGGTGGAAGCCAGGAAGCTAGACAACAAGGTAAGACTGGTGACTTCTATAAGCAGGTGATGGCACATAACGCAAACATTGGGAAACAGGATGGAGTGCCCTCAAGCACAAACTATAAGCTGTACGACTATATTCATATTccgataaaaataaaatgtctttaatgGCTTTACTTTGTGATGAGGAAACATGTTTGGACAGGTAATGTCTTCCTCATGTAGCAGtgtgtttcctctctgcttAAAGGCCTACATAAGAACATGATCCACTgccactggggaaaaaaactacattaaaaacTACAACAAATGCGTTGGTTGTGTGAGCAAGTAATTAATCTGAATTCAGTGTGACAGCAAACATAATACTGCATCATTTCAGGATTTCTTTGGCAAGTCGGACCCCTACCTGGAGTTCTACAGGCAGACCGAGACAGGATGGCAGCTCGCCCACAGGACAGAGGTACTGTACCCCCTCAACACTGTCCCAAACAGAACCAATACTGCACCCCCCCAACACTGTCTCAGACAGAACCAATACTGCACCCCCCCAACACTGTCCCAAACAGAACCAGTACTGCACCCCCTCAACACTGTCCCAGACAGAACCAATACTGCACCCCCCCAACACTGTCTCAGACAGAACCAGTACTGCACCCCCCCAAACACTGTCCCAAACAGAACCAGTACTGCACCCATCCACCCGTACAACAAATGTGCAATGCGTtcccaaaaaaaataaactatatgtatatatataaaaacacagaactgaactttgacctctCATCCTGCTCTGAGATTTATTGTGGAAAATGGATAGTATGTGGTGGAAGGATGGAAACATTCTTGGCCCGAGAGCTTTAGCAAGTTCCTCTAAATTAAATGACTTttactgtttccttttttcatgtgaGTCAATCAGGGGGGTTGTGTACACAACGGTTAAACTGTGGTTCACTGTTGTAATCAGGAACATTGCATGACAGCTTATTGGGCCATTGCTTTATTGAGTGTCGATTTCTGTTGACTCATAGGATCATTCACAGACAGCGGTGAAAATTAGGGGAAACATCCGCATGACTGGTTTATATCCAGCATGCAGAATATTTTTCTTCAAGGGTgaaacaaatttcttttttagGTCACATACATTTCAGAGGACAGTCAGTTGCACTCAACTCTGTGTTTACTGAGATCTTTATCTGGGGTGGCttgcacagcttacatttttacacatcagATCTCTGTAGGGCTGGATCTTTGCTGGCTGTACCTGTATGAGACTTTGGCAGAGCTCCACCTGGGATTTGACCCCACAACCATCTGGTTATGAGTATAGTTCCTTATCTGCAGTGCTTGCTCCCTACAGCACATGATCTGGGCACTCTAATTTAACCATGTCAGTTGGGCTGAGTCTCCAGCAAGGTCTATGGCTGCTGAATAGAGCTGCTTTCTGTATAATgctccatctctgtgtctcctctTGTGCAGGTGGTCAAAAACAACCTGAACCCCTCCTGGAGGCCATTCCGAATCcccctgcagtctctgtgtggggGGGACATGCAGAAGCCCATCAAGGTGGGtcccccacacatgcacactcacaacgcacactcacagacacacacacacagcctaccCGGCCATGATCTGAGGGAAACTCCTGCTCCATGGGGTCTCCCAGGCTTTAAATACGTAGCACCTCCCTCCAGCCCTCACCTCTTAGTTTAGGGGAGGGCTAGCAGAGTACATACACTAGCCTCCTCTGTATGTCCAATTGGATCACATTCTTGCAAAACAGCGAAGCTCAATGAAAATACCCTTTGCACAACTGTAACAATACGCCTTACATGTGTCTTCCTGTGACAACTCTATATGATTCTCTGTGTAAGAGACAATgatttgctaaatgaatacatagcAGTAATAATAAGTGACAATTCATGAACAATAAATGGAAGCAGAATCATTCCAAAAGATCAAGGCACTCCTTGTTAGAGTTTTAAGTTAAATACCTCTGTTTTATTGGCTAATCCATTAGGAAGTCTGTGAGAGTATGGtttgtgctgtgcatgtgtttacTGTACTTAGTATAATTGGTGCACACCCCTTCCATCCCCAGAAATAGAACCAATTGTCCCACTTCCTGCTGAAACTGGTTGTTTTAGCTGCTTAATCTATAAAGGAGGCCTGCAGGAGTatagtttgttttctttgataGATGTGTACATTGGTGTACtctaccccctcccccagaaATAACAGTGAGGGGTCCCACTTCCTTTGCAGAGTGGTTATGGTGAATGTTTTGGTACAAGATATATGTGTACATGCCTTAATGATGTAGCATGCTGAAGAGCATAAATGCTAAAGTtgtatgtgttttattaaatgctGTGGAATGCTTTAGTGACCACAAATGGTCATTTCTTTCACATAATaacataacaaataataatgaacattCTCTGTGCATGCTAATGGTAGTAATTAATTGTTAACTGTGTCCTCCTGAGCctaagtgtgtctgtgtactgtaAGTGATGTAGGTGTTGTGCTGATGTGTTCACACTCTCCAGCCTGTTGACTGTGGCAGCAGGTATGAGTGCTGATGCCGTGCTGTACAGGGCATGGGGTTGACGTTGGCGGTTGAATTTCCAGCTTTGAGTGGCAAAAGCCCACACAGGCGCACAAGGAAGTGGTGGCCCTCAGAGAATGTTACGTGAGTTCCAGTGTGCCCTGCAGCGTGTGTCTCCACCACATGCCCTCCAGAGAGGGggattgtggggaaaaatagaCAAAACCATCTTTAGATTGTTTTCAGCCAGCTGCTGGCCCCAGTGATTCACCTCCAGCTGAAGTGAGGGGCTTACAGTGTAAGACACAATAAACAGTGTAGCAGACTGACTGCTATGACTATGACTGCtataaaatgttacacttgAGACTGTGACACTCCTTTCTGAGCCAGAACCACACCTCTTTGAGTCACTCCCTGATTTGGTTTGAAACAGGCAGAACTGGTTATGATGTCTAGTGTTGTTATCACACAGCACCATAGACCTCAGAGCCCAGGTGTCTATCAAAGAGAGAGTCAATCAGAGATGGCCGCCACAGGCCGGACGTGGGCAGCACGTGAGGTCGTGCAGAGGGTGATATCCAGGGCTGGTGTGGCGTCTAAGATGGTGGAATGATGGACTCACTTCTCCCATCATCCtttgctgtgcatttgtgttttcagatcATTCCTCTGTGAcacatttgtgctgtgtgtactTATCTGCACCAATATACAGTAGGAGATTTGCTGTGTTGTCTGTGCTttctcattctgtgtgtgtgtgtgtgtgtgagagagagaaagagagcgagagcgtGTTTGTTTCAAGTTTTCAGTCATCTTGTCTCAGCCCATGGTGTTTCCTAGGTCCTGCCTTGCCGTGTTGTTGAGAAAGGAAAGATGATGACGGTTAATAAGCAGTGATTACTACACAAATTATTTCTCATCAAGCTTTAACCTTCACCTGGTCTCTTCACTTGCTACCACAGTTGCATGTTGAGATGCTGCTATAGTAATGCTAACAGCTCTAACAGCTCTGACTCCTTTAACAGACTCATGTGTTGCCAGGTGTGATTTATATTGTTACAGACTATTTCCAATGGAGATCTCCCCTGGTAACGCTCATTACAGCCATCACTTTACATGGGTTCCAGTGGCTTCCCTTTGATATAATGTTCCCTTTGatataatattaacaaatatatattatacatttcacTATAAGTTGTGTCTTGGCAAATTGTAAGTTgcctgtaaatattttacagatttatgtCTCGCCAGAAACATTGTCTGTGTCGTAAGTGGAAGGTTCAGCTGAGGTTCAGGTTAGTTAGTAACTCGAGTTAGTCAAATTAGGATTTCAGTCTTTGCTCCCGGGGCTGTGTAGTTTAAGAAAGAGCAAGTAGTCCACGCAGCCCTGCCTTTTTTTCCGGTTACTGTTGGGCCGGTTGGCAGTACTCACCCCATGGTTATTtcactgtctttctttcttcattttgttcacCTGTTAAGCAAGTTTCGTATAATTAAGTGATTCTTCATTTAGTCTAGCCTGTCTGAATGCATCCACAAGTCTACAGAAAACGTTTGTCCGATTTACATTGTGAATTCTTGTTTTTATGGAATGTGTCCCCTACCTGTACTGGCTACCTGTAATCtctttgtattttctcttaCGATCCTGAAAAAGAGTTCTCTGAGGCAAAGGAAACTCTAGGGAAGCTTTTGGTTGGTCTTGTAATCCTTTATCTTCAGTGATAGGGCCATGATGCTTCTTGGATCCAGAACTGGGTAGAGCTGTCAAATGCTATCAATGATTCACTTATTCGAACCAATCAGATGGTTTTACCATGGAGAGCACTGTCTTTTAATTGGTACGTACTgctcagtgattgacagtgtatggtagctccacccattatatgcttcatgaagcctcagtctCACAACAGTTAATGATCCGTGTCATAATGATCAGTGCTTGTAAAGGCCATCCACTTAGtttgtccaaacaaacactATCCCTGGGTGTAGATTTAATCCAGACATTTGTAATCCTTCTTATATAGATCTTAGAGTTTTAAAACACTGCATAGATAGTGAGTTGTGGTACATGCACTGAAGGGAAGgtattgatcattttttcagagaacaccCTCAGCTCCTCTTTAAATGGTCTATGCATGTTGTTCCTGTTTTGTCCTGCAGGTGGAGTGTTATGACTATGACAGTGatgggtcacatgacctcatTGGGATCTTTGAGACCAATATGGAGCGTCTTCAGCAAGCCTCACGCAGTGCTCCGGTGAGTCCCAGAGAAGCTTGCTACACATCAGTGTGTTAGCCTGTGTGTTAGCTGCTACATGTTAGTCGGTATGTGTTAGCTGCTACATGTTACCCTGAGTCTGTTAGCTGCTGTGTTTCGGCCAGTTTGTAGAGTTAGCCAGTGCATTTAGCCACTGTGAGTAAGTTGCTGTACGGTAGTCAGTCTGTGCATTTTGCATTAGTCACTTTGGTTTTGTTACTGCgggttttgtttctgtgtcctgactagggttgggtaccgaaacCCACTGCCAATATGGCACTGGTTCCTATGCGACCGGCATCTATTGGATCGAATCGCAACGCAGAATTTGGTCCCTGATTCGGTCCCTCATTTCGGAAATGCCTGAGTCAGCTGTcaattgaaatatttgccctctGTTGCTCCGAAACGGATGTTACAGTACTATAactgttatttagtgttaaattattgtagttgggttaggttttatttattgtgtgaatttgttatgtaaatttgttaagtgttttgtatttatttatatttgtatattaatattattattaataatattaatattattatattatatattaagtatactttaaccctttcacgtgtACGGTCACAtcggtgtgatttgccgtttagtgcgtatgctaaaaccggtgcgattagagcactagattggaaaaaatctagctaattttagctttgaggaaacagcaatttaacagtaaaaaaaatagcaaatgctaactgaaaactatgagaagcttaataatgctaatgaaaacataacaaaccatgtaacgtaacacgcactacgtagcataaaaataagttgcGTGCGAGAGggttaaactgttaacagttaatatattgttcaatttcaagttcaaatttgccttagcaataaatTCTTTAATGTCGTCGACcatcattttgtgcttttttttaagtatcgGTTCAGGCACCGGTACAGTTTTAAAAGTAGCACTTCAGCACCAGTATGGGAAAAAACCCAgacgatacccaaccctagttatgactgctgtgtattttttatgtttgtggtGTTCAAGCTCCTGTGAGTTTCTTTGGTCCTGTGGGCTGCTGTCTATCGTGTTTATCATTATGTACGTTGCTTCCACAGTGCTCATTTAGGCAGTGTAACAGGCATCAGTTATCAACCATCAGTTAGACTGTGAGGTATAGTTACATCATGTAGAGCACAATCAGCATAAGAAGTGACCCTGCATATTTTGTGTCTCAGGCTGTACTGAGATGTGTTTAGGGTGGTCTTTCCCAGTGCAGAGCATACCTTCACAGTAACAAACCAGTCCCCCTTTTACCCCCACACCTTGTAGGCAGAGTTTGACTGTGTGAACATtaagaagaaacagaagaagaagaactaCAAGAACTCAGGCGTGGTCAGCGTGAAGTTTTGCCAGGTAACACCGCACCCACTGTCAGATCACTCATTCACCCAGCAGCTGGCTCAGAAAGGCAttggtttattttcattgagTAAAGGTAAATTGTCTTCTGA
The nucleotide sequence above comes from Megalops cyprinoides isolate fMegCyp1 chromosome 2, fMegCyp1.pri, whole genome shotgun sequence. Encoded proteins:
- the cpne3 gene encoding copine-3 isoform X1, whose product is MAAQCVTKVELTMSCENLLDMDVGSKSDPLCVLLMNTSGAQWYEIDRTERVKNCLSPKFAKKFVVDYYFELVQKMKFGIYDIDNKTIDLSDDDFLGELECTLGQIVSSRKLTRPLVLKNKKPAGKGTITICAEEIKDNRVVNFEVEARKLDNKDFFGKSDPYLEFYRQTETGWQLAHRTEVVKNNLNPSWRPFRIPLQSLCGGDMQKPIKVECYDYDSDGSHDLIGIFETNMERLQQASRSAPAEFDCVNIKKKQKKKNYKNSGVVSVKFCQVVKEYSFLDYIMGGCQINFTVGVDFTGSNGNPQSPDSLHYISPNGVNEYLSAIWSVGQVIQDYDSDKMFPAFGFGAQVPPTWQVSHEFPLNFNPSNPYCAGIEGVVEAYRMCLPQVKLYGPTNFSPIINHVARFGAEATQQKTASQYFVLLIITDGVITDMDQTCAAIVNASKLPMSIIIVGVGGADFGAMEILDGDDGRLRSQMGEVAVRDIVQFVPYRKFQNAPKEALAQSVLAEIPGQVVTYFNMCKLSPPNNPTKTASTEQPQQS
- the cpne3 gene encoding copine-3 isoform X2, which produces MAAQCVTKVELTMSCENLLDMDVGSKSDPLCVLLMNTSGAQWYEIDRTERVKNCLSPKFAKKFVVDYYFELVQKMKFGIYDIDNKTIDLSDDDFLGELECTLGQIVSSRKLTRPLVLKNKKPAGKGTITICAEEIKDNRVVNFEVEARKLDNKDFFGKSDPYLEFYRQTETGWQLAHRTEVVKNNLNPSWRPFRIPLQSLCGGDMQKPIKVECYDYDSDGSHDLIGIFETNMERLQQASRSAPAEFDCVNIKKKQKKKNYKNSGVVSVKFCQVVKEYSFLDYIMGGCQINFTVGVDFTGSNGNPQSPDSLHYISPNGVNEYLSAIWSVGQVIQDYDSDKMFPAFGFGAQVPPTWQVSHEFPLNFNPSNPYCAGIEGVVEAYRMCLPQVKLYGPTNFSPIINHVARFGAEATQQKTASQYFVLLIITDGVITDMDQTCAAIVNASKLPMSIIIVGVGGADFGAMEILDGDDGRLRSQMGEVAVRDIVQFVPYRKFQNAPKEALAQCVLAELPQQVVSYFNLYKLQPPHEPSAE